One Cellulosimicrobium protaetiae genomic region harbors:
- a CDS encoding urease subunit gamma, giving the protein MHLTPADTEKLLLAVAGMVARDRRERGVLLNYPETVALLTTWVIERAREGAGVEELMVSGREVLGRDEVMDGVAEMLPDVQVEATFPDGRKLVTIHQPIA; this is encoded by the coding sequence CGGACACCGAGAAGCTGCTGCTCGCCGTCGCGGGCATGGTCGCGCGCGACCGGCGCGAGCGGGGCGTGCTGCTCAACTACCCCGAGACGGTCGCGCTGCTCACCACGTGGGTGATCGAGCGGGCCCGCGAGGGGGCGGGCGTCGAGGAGCTCATGGTCTCGGGGCGCGAGGTGCTCGGCCGCGACGAGGTCATGGACGGCGTCGCGGAGATGCTGCCGGACGTCCAGGTCGAGGCGACGTTCCCCGACGGGCGCAAGCTCGTCACCATCCACCAGCCGATC